One window from the genome of Nitrospira sp. encodes:
- a CDS encoding (2Fe-2S)-binding protein — translation MYVCLCKGLTESDVREAGRQGCLTIRQIIAEFGLRDSGCCGRCSKNIHELVTLAKSQLESTCRKAVSS, via the coding sequence ATGTATGTCTGCCTATGTAAAGGTTTAACGGAATCAGACGTGCGGGAAGCGGGTCGTCAGGGATGCCTGACCATTCGACAAATTATTGCAGAATTCGGACTCCGGGATAGCGGATGCTGTGGCCGATGCTCGAAAAACATCCATGAGCTCGTCACACTGGCGAAGAGTCAGCTGGAAAGTACCTGCCGAAAAGCCGTTTCATCTTAA